GCACATTGCTTGCGTTAAATTCAGGAATAATCACATACTCCAAATCTACACCGCGCGTTTCTAAAATCCCCATAACGCGTATTCTCCCACCGCCTACATCATCTAAACTCTGCTCTTTTAAAATCTCTAAAAACACCAAAATTTGCTCATTTACTTCAAGGCTTTCTAAATACGGCAAAGAAAATCTAAATTCATCTAAAATTTCTTGTATAAGACTAACAGCACCTAAACTCTCTTGCTCTAAGCACTTTTTTAAATGTGTTTCAAATTCTGAAAAATTGCCAAAACTTTTTTGAAGTATGGAATCCAAAATCTCTTGAAAAACATTAAGAGCATTTAGTTTCTGCCCCATTGCAAAGTTAAAATTTCTTGCCTTATCAAAAAGCTTCAAATATTCTACAAAACTCTCATCAGGCAATATCACGCTAATTTGCTCTGGCAACACATTTTGTTTTAACCAAATATCAATTTGAGAAAAGATTCCACCCACTTCTGCAATTCTATCTTGAAACTCCAAAATCTGTAAATTTTTCGCACCATCGCAAGCTTTCTTAAAATCTAGAATGCTAAATTTTCCTTGTTCTAATGTAACAATGTATGCACCAATTTCTAAATTTAGAACAAAAAGTTTTTGATAATAATCCTGATTAAATATATCAATTTTTATGGAAAAACAAAATGGAATATTTTTTGAAATCTCTTTAAAAATAATCACTTCAAAATGTGATAAAAATCCATCTATTTGCATTTGGATTTTTGAAAATCCTTTTAAAAGTTCAAAAGTAATCACATAATCTTGCAAAAAATAATGATCAAAAAAATGATGCTTTTCTAAAAGTTTTTGATACGCACTAAAAACAGATTTTAGTACTTGAAGATGATCATCATAAAAGGCGTAAATATCAAGCTTTTCTAACGCACTAATGGGCACACATTCTGCGCATAATTCATCATAAAATTTTAAAAAAAAACTAGAATTTTGCAAAAACTGCGTAAAATTTTTCGCAAATTCCCCAAGTTTTTGTGTATCTGTTGAATGGATTGCTTTATAAAGATAATATTGTCTTAAATACTTTGGAATTTTACGCTTCCCTTCTACACGCAAAACAAACTCTAAAAACTCCCCCACGCTCTTTGCGACAGGCAAAAAACTCTCCGCATAATTTTGCGCAAAAAAACTCTTCATAGAGCGGGTGCTAGAAAATAAATATAAAACTTCCACGATTTAAAACTATTTTTGGCTTTAAGGCTACTTTAGTAAGTTTTTAGCCACTTGCACAACATTTTCCACACTAAAACCAAAATGCTTAAACAGAACATCTCCCTTACCACTTGCACCAAATCCTTCCATTCCAACCATTCCATCTGCAAAGGCATACCACTCCAATCCTCTGCTTGCTTCAATGGCTAGCACTTTGCCTTGCAATAAGGATTCCTTATAAGTCTTATCTTGCCGTAAAAACAAATCATAGCAAGGCACACTTACAACACGCGTTGCAATCCCTTCACTTTCTAAAGCTTCCGCGCTTTTTAAAGCAAGTTCCACTTCACTACCTGTGGCAAGCAAAGTAATTTGTGCTTCTTTTGCTAATATGGAATCCTTTTTAAGATACGCCCCTTTTAACACACTCTCTTTATCCACTTTTTCTAAAAGTGGCAAATTTTGACGACTAAGCACAAATGCGCTTGGTGCTTCTAACTCTAAGGCAACTTGCCAGCACGCAATGTTTTCACAGGCATCACAAGGACGGAAAACATTTAAATTTGGTATTGCGCGAAAATGGCTTAATTGCTCAATAGGTTCGTGTGTTGCGCCATCTTCTCCCACGCCAATGCTATCGTGTGTCCAAACATAAAATACCTTAGATTGCATAAGGCTTGCCACACGCACACTAGGCGACATATAATCACTAAAAACAAAAAAGGTTGCACAAAAAGGTAAAAATAACCCATAATTTGCTAGCGCATTGCTAATTGCACCCATCGCGTGTTCACGGATTCCAAAATGTAAATTATTTCCTTTTGGAAAATCACCCAAATCTTTTAATTCCGTATTATTTGATGGGGCTAAATCTGCACTTCCACCGATAAATCCGGGCAATGCCTTAGAAATAGCATTCAAAATCATTCCATTGCTTGTGCGTGTTGCTATTGTTTCTTGTGTGAAATTGGGATACACGATTTTAGAAAAATCAGGATTTAGCATTTGTCCTAAAAGCTCTTTTTTATCGCTTTGTTCCAATATTTTTTGCCAAGTATGATTTGCCAATGCGCCAAGCTCTGCAGTGTTTTTAAAGCGCAATGCGGAAGTCTTTGGGATAAAAAACTTCTCTTCTGGATTAAAACCTAACTTTTCTTTAGAAATTGCAATCTCTTGCCCCCCTAAAGGCGCGCCGTGTGCCTTGTGTGAGCCACAAAGACTTTGCGCACCTTTTGCAATCTGTGTTTTTGCAATGATTAACACAGGCTTGCTTGCACCTTTTGCCTGCTCTAGAGCCTTATCAATCTCTAAAAAATTATGCCCATCAATGTTTAAAACTTCCCAATTTTGAGCTTCAAAACGCATTTTAACACTTTCACTCCACGCAATATTACAATCCCCTTCAATAGTAATATTATTAGAATCATAAATCACAATAAGATTATCTAAATTGTGATGCCCAGCAAGCGAACAAGCCTCGTAAGAAATTCCCTCTTGCAAATCCCCATCACCACATAAACAATAAACTTTATGATTAATTAAATCCTTGCCTAAAATATTGCTAGCAAGCTTACCTGCCATCGCAAAGCCTACAGCATTTGCAATGCCTTGCCCTAAAGGACCTGTGGTAATCTCAACGCCGGGAGTATGCTTATATTCTGGATGTCCGGGGGTTTTAGAGCCAAATTTTCTAAAACTTTTTAAATCCTCCAAACTTACATCAAAACCCCATAAATGAAGTAAGGAATACACAAGCGCGCTTGCGTGTCCTCCACTAAAAACCAATCTGTCCCGATTAATCCATTGCGGATTAGTTGGATTTAATTTAATATGATATCCAAGCACAACAGCAATATCTGCCAGCCCCATAGGAGCACCCGGATGCCCGCTATTTGCATTTTCTACCATATCTGCACACAAAAATCGCAAGGAATTTGCCATTAACGCATATTCGCCAAATTCTTTTTCATCTAACATTTGATTCCTTTATTTACGACTCCACAAACATATCGCGCATTAAAATTTAATCTAAAAATTCTACTAAAAAATCTCTTATAAAATCTTTTGCACTTTTACACATTTGATATCTTGCTTACAAGTTTTACAACGAAATTTTTCACCTTTTTCAATTCTTCTATGAATATCAAGTGGAACATCGTGAAGCTTTCCTGAGCAAGCACAACCATAATAATACACCTCTGTTGCTAACTCAATTTCACCTTCTGTGATTTCAGGATCCTGCCCTGTGAGCATACTACGACGAAATCTTTCAATTTTCATATCTTCTTTTAGAATATGCTCTAAGAGCCATTTTTTTGCAATGATATGCAATTTTTCTTTCATATCATTAACATTTTTAACATTTTTAATAAGCATTACTAAACTTTTTGTAAGCTCATTATGAATCTTCTTATGATTTACAATATCTGGATAGCCAATCTTTTCCATATATTGTTCCTCATCATTAAAATGTTCTTTAATGTAGTTACAAAACTCTGCCAAAATTGTACGAATTTCATCTGGTGTTACTTGATGATTTAACATAATATATGCTTGCTTAGCTAGATCAAAAAGTTTTTTATGCTGTGTGTCAATATGCGCATTATGCACACTATAAGAATCACTCCACTCAATCATCATCACTCCTTTTTTAAATCACTACCCAAATTATATCAACTCTTAACTTTTAAAAACTCACTATATAAATCATCTAATCTTTTTAGTGCTTCTGCATATTCTCCATCCTTTTGCGTTTGGGATTCTAACAAATCTAACCTCTTTTTTAAATAAATAAAAAGCTGATAAGAAACATCTGGAATTTTATTTAAATCATCACTCATTCCTTTAATGATATTTCTTGCTGGAATTCCAACAGCGGTTGAATTTGGTGGCACAGGACGAATCACCACAGAATTTGCACCAATTTTAGAATGCGCCCCTACAACAATATTTCCAAGCACCTTTGCCCCAGCACCAATAATCACAAAATCTTCAATAGTTGGATGCCTTTTAACACGCTCTAAACTCACACCGCCCAAACTCACACCTTGATAAATCGTTACCTCATTTCCCACTTCTGCAGTTTCTCCAATTACCACTCCAACGCCGTGGTCAATAAACACACGATGCCCAATTTTACAAGCAGGATGAATATCAATGTTTGTAATCCATTGCGTAAAACCCATAATCACTCTTGCTAAAAGATGGAATCCTTTTTCATAAACCCTATGCGCAACTCTATAATGCACAAGCGCAACAAGTCCGGGATAGTTAAAAAACAATTCCATTTTAGAATTAATCGCAGGATCTTTTTCCAAAATCACTGCAAAATCTTCCTTAATAGTGCCAAAAAGCGTTGTGGCATAGCTCAAGGCATTTCCCCTTCGCTCTTAAACACCGTTCTTAAATAACCATTTTCACTAAGCATTACATAGAGTTGTCCCAGCACTTCTTTCTTAGCCTCCTCTGGGATTTTCTCACTCTCATCTAAGCGTTGCTTTAAACAGCGCTCAATCTCTTTTGTATCATAATCTAAATCATCAAGCACATCTAAAATCGTTTGTGCCTCTAAAAGATTTTCAATACTATAATCCCCATCTTCTTCATCAAACACAACGCTAAATTCTGTAGGATGAGTGAAAAGATTATGGCGCATTCCAAGCACTTCTTGATAAGCACCTACCAAAAAGAATCCTAAAAAATACTCTTCTTTATTCACATCAATATCATGCAAAAACAAAGGTGCGTTTTTGTCAAAAGTTACTTCTCCATCGCTATCACAAGTAATATCCCAAAGGCTAGCACTTCTTGTTGGACGCCTATTAAGCCTATCTAACGGAATTACAGGGAAGTTTTGAGCCAGCCCCCAATAATCTGGCAAACTCTGAAAAAAGCTACAATTTAGCAAATACCGCTCTTGGACTTGTTCTTGAATGCGAATAATATCACTATGATTTTTGTGTTTTAAAATCTTAATCACTTTTTTGATAATCAAATGCACCAACACTTCTGTATTGCTTCTATCTTGCAAATCAATATAGCCCAAATCAAAAAGTGTCAAAAGTGATTCCATATGCTCTAAACTATCGTGCAAATACTCAATTGCATAACGCTCATTAATTGTATTATATAAATCTAGTAGCTCCTCTACTAATGGCGGATTTTTGTCTTTTAAATGCAATGCCTTTTCATCATATTCTTGTGAAAACAACTCCAACACCGGAGAAATTAGCACCGCATGGCTTGCAGATACATAACGCCCTGATTCTATAAAAATATCCGGTTCTGGCTCTTTTTTATTCTTTGCAATCTCTTTAAGTGTAAAAACAACATTTCCACTAAATTCTGCTAGTGTGTAGTTACGATTTTGTGTGTTTTCGTGCTGTGCATATTCTACAGCCAATCCACCACCAATATTAACATTATTTAAATTTTTAGCACCCATTTTACGCAATTCTGCATAAATATTTCCTGCCTCTCTTAAAGCTTTTTTCAAAGGTGCAATATCACTAATTTGACTGCCAATATGAAAATGAATCATTGTAAATTTATCTAAAAGCTTGTTTTTTTGTAGCAATGAAATCGCCTCTACAAGCTCTGTTGCAGTCAGTCCAAACTTAGAATTTATCCCCCCACTTTTTGCCCAGATTCCAACCCCTGTGCTATGCAATCTTATTCTAAGCCCGATATTTGGATAAGGCTTGCCAAGCGTTTTTGCCACTTCAATAATTGTTTCAAGCTCATTTAATCCTTCAATAGTTAGCGTAATATCGTGTCCCATTTTTGCGGCAATAAAGCCCAAAGAAATCATCTCTTTATCTTTAAAGCCATTAACCGTAATAGGTGCATTATCATTTGTATAAGCCATTGCAATAATTAACTCTGACTTACTCCCCGCTTCTAGCCCATAGCATCGCTTAATATTTTGTTCCATTAAAGGTAAAATAAAATTTGGATAATGATTAACTTTAATCGGGAAAACCGCTTTAAAACGCCCTTTATAATGATGTTCTTTAATGGAAGCTTCAAAGTTCGTAAAGATCTTTTCTACTTGCTTTTTCATCAAATGTGGAAAACGCACAAGTAAAGGTCCCCTATACCCATCTTCACGCACTTTTTTGACAATATCTATTAAAGCTGGCTTACTTTTATAATTAACCTTTACTTGCCCATCTTCAATAATAAAATCATCTTTTCCCCAATAGTTAATTCCATAATCCACCATAAGCCACCTTTAAGCTTTAATATCAAGCAAAGTTTGCAACATAGAATCCGCTGTTTGAATACTTTTTACATTTGCCTCAACGCCATTTTGCGCCACTATCTGCTGTGGTATTTGCGTGGTTAAATCCACATTAGAAGTCTCAAGTGTAGCTTGTTGCACATTTGTGCTAATTCCACTTTGGGCAACAGAAAATGCATCATATCCATAACTTGCACCAATAGTCATAGCTAATCCTTTTAAGAACAAATTTTTATAATTAAAATGCCAAACTATAACCAAAAATTACTAAAAAAACCTAAAAACAACGTGGTAAATCAGAGGGCTTATATAAATTTTAATTTATGGGGTTTTGGATTCTAGTCTCAGCATTTTTACAAAAAACCAAACCACTAGAATCCAAAAATAAGATATTAGGAAATTTAACCTAAAAACTCACGCTTAAAATATTCTCTTGATGCTTTGCAAAGCGGACAAGCTCCAGGAGCTTTTTTGCCACGATGAATATGCCCACACACTTCGCATACCCATACTTCCTCACTACTGCTTTCAAAAAATCCTTCTGCATCAAGCATAGCTTTCAACTCTAAATATTCTCTTTCATGCTCAACTTCTACTTTACCAATAGCATTAAACAAGCGCACAATATCTTTTTTGCCCTCTTCTTCAGCAATTTTGGCAAAATTTGGATACATTATTGTATACTCATAGTTTTCACCCTCTGCTGCACTTAATAAGTTTTTTGCAGTAATTTCAAGCTCTTTACCATCAACAATTTTATGATAAGCCTTAAATTCTGCCCTTGCGTGCCATTTCTCATTTTCTGCCGCTTCCCTAAAATGTCTAGCCACTGCGTGCCAGCCCTCTTCTTCTGCTACATCAGCAAATAAATCATACTTATTGCGCGCCATTGACTCCCCAGCAAATGCTTTCATTAAATTTACAGCAGTTAAGTCCTGCGTTACACACACCATAGGTTCACCACAGCAGCTAAGTGTCCCACCCCCTACACTTTGCATCTCTACTTCATTGCCACATTTTTGGCATTTATATGTTTCATATTGTCGCATAACTTACTCCTTAAATTTAAGATTTTATAATTATAGCACAAGGTTATTAAATAATAAATATTATTAATAATGAAGAATTTTGTAGAATGATATGAAGAATTTCAAGCCAAAAGGCTTGAAATTTTTTAAGCTTTTCGTGAGCCTTTAAAATCGTGGATTACCGCGATACCTCCTGCAATATCGCTTAAAATTGCACAAGCTGTCTCTGTGGCGCTTCCCATAGCACAAGCTACCATTGTTGTAACTCCAGATACGATTCCAGCAGCATAAATTCCATCTTTTACCACATTACGCCCAGAAACTTCTAAACAAACTTTGCCCGGCTTTGGCATAAGTGTATGAGGCTTTACAAAGGATTCCAACCCCTTAATATTGCAAGCACTAGCACCTGTTGCAACAATCACATAATCTGCTTTTTTTACAAATCCTGCTCCACTCACCTCAAAATCCCCTTTTTCACCGCAGACTTCTGTGGCTTCAGCTTCTATAAACTCTACTTTTGCAAGCTTATTTAATTGCTCTTTTGTAGAAGCGATAATTTCTTCTCCATTAATTCCAGCCCTAAACATCGGCACATTATACACATCAGCCTTGTATAAATCTGCCTCTTTACCACCTTTTTCAATAATGCTTAACTCAAAATCAAGCTCCCCTTTAATCGCACTTGCAAGCACTAATGCCGCACTAAGACCACCGATAGATCCACCAATAATTACAACTCTTTTTTTCATTGTTTTCCTTTATTTTAAGATAAATTTAATACTAATTTGCCTTATCTTAGACATTGACAAAATTACAAAAAATTTTATAAAAAACTTCTTATTTGCTTTATAAATTTTCCAAAATTGTTTCCACAACTTTTCTTGGATTCTCCGCCTTGTAAATAGGGCGACCCACCACGATAAAATCACTTCTAGCGTCCTTTGCATCTTGTAAGGTTGCCACACGCTTTTGATCCCCGCTACTCTCGCCAAAGGGGCGGATTGCAGGTGTGAGCGTTAAAAACTCATCACCTAATTGCGTTTTTACCACTAAAGATTCCGCACAAGAACAAACCACACCATTAACTCCACATTCCTTAGCCATTTTTGCAAACTCTAGCACCTGTGTTTCAAGCCCTGTGTGATAGACTTCAAAAAAGCTATTCTCATCAAAGCTTGTAAGCGCTGTTACAGCCATCACAAGCGGCGGATTTGAAAAAGCTTTTAAACGCGCCATTACTTCTAGCATCGCTTCCCTACCGCTACTTGCGTGAATGGTTAGCATATCCACATTAAGCGTGGCGATAGATTCCACACTATCGCCCATTGTGTTTGGAATATCATAAAGCTTCAAATCTAAAAAAATCTTAAATTGTGGATTAAGCGCCTTAATCTCTGTCAAAAACTCCGCACCATCACGAATAAAGCTTCTTAAGCCAACCTTTACCCAAACTTGCTCGTTGAATTTTAAGGACTCTAAAAGAGCTAGATTTTCTTTTTTACTTGGTAAATCAAGCGCAATACAAAGTTTCATTCCTTAACCTTTTTTTGCAGAATTCTTTTTATCTTTTAGAGGCTTCAAGCTTCTTGTTTTGCTACTTTTGTAATTTTTAGATTCTAACTTTTTAAAATCTCTTTTTGGTTTTTCAAATCCCTTAGAATTTGGCGTATTTTCTGTTTCTAGGTTATTAATTTCTTGCTTATGCGCTTCTTGTTCCTTTATAGAATCCACACTTAGCGTTGCGTTTTTTGCGATTCCATCTAAGATTCCATTAATAAATTTTGTAGAAGTTTCATTGCTAAAATTTTTTGTAATCTCTAAAGCTTCATTAATCACAATCGCCTTATCCATTCCGCTAAAAATTATCTCATATGCCCCCAAGCGCAAAATCGCACGTTCCATATCGCCAATACGCT
The Helicobacter winghamensis ATCC BAA-430 DNA segment above includes these coding regions:
- a CDS encoding flagellar basal body rod C-terminal domain-containing protein, translated to MTIGASYGYDAFSVAQSGISTNVQQATLETSNVDLTTQIPQQIVAQNGVEANVKSIQTADSMLQTLLDIKA
- a CDS encoding PD-(D/E)XK nuclease family protein; translation: MKSFFAQNYAESFLPVAKSVGEFLEFVLRVEGKRKIPKYLRQYYLYKAIHSTDTQKLGEFAKNFTQFLQNSSFFLKFYDELCAECVPISALEKLDIYAFYDDHLQVLKSVFSAYQKLLEKHHFFDHYFLQDYVITFELLKGFSKIQMQIDGFLSHFEVIIFKEISKNIPFCFSIKIDIFNQDYYQKLFVLNLEIGAYIVTLEQGKFSILDFKKACDGAKNLQILEFQDRIAEVGGIFSQIDIWLKQNVLPEQISVILPDESFVEYLKLFDKARNFNFAMGQKLNALNVFQEILDSILQKSFGNFSEFETHLKKCLEQESLGAVSLIQEILDEFRFSLPYLESLEVNEQILVFLEILKEQSLDDVGGGRIRVMGILETRGVDLEYVIIPEFNASNVPSLSDKDIFLNTKIRESVGLPTRKNRENLQKHYYAELLGGAKEARILCLNNVVDKPSRFLLEDSIFGTQTPQKTSPAYSEYFLSGKALNYKEQQIIAPLNKDSFSATSLECFLTCKRKFYYRYVLGLKAQEQERVNIGSKIHEALREVYAQAQEFDAEILYKEFCRRLNVSVSARERFESELAKKYFKRVFDLEKERLKEGWNPVLFESDFSFMLEGFELKGRIDRIDKKGNELLVLDYKYKRSLKRDSVKSYDKSSDFQLPMYYLAVKMQNPKCNVDARFYDLYEADIIQEVDLEAKANALKSKLQEIKKEVREVDFSLTQKRYMCQYCDFIYLCNRY
- the tkt gene encoding transketolase encodes the protein MLDEKEFGEYALMANSLRFLCADMVENANSGHPGAPMGLADIAVVLGYHIKLNPTNPQWINRDRLVFSGGHASALVYSLLHLWGFDVSLEDLKSFRKFGSKTPGHPEYKHTPGVEITTGPLGQGIANAVGFAMAGKLASNILGKDLINHKVYCLCGDGDLQEGISYEACSLAGHHNLDNLIVIYDSNNITIEGDCNIAWSESVKMRFEAQNWEVLNIDGHNFLEIDKALEQAKGASKPVLIIAKTQIAKGAQSLCGSHKAHGAPLGGQEIAISKEKLGFNPEEKFFIPKTSALRFKNTAELGALANHTWQKILEQSDKKELLGQMLNPDFSKIVYPNFTQETIATRTSNGMILNAISKALPGFIGGSADLAPSNNTELKDLGDFPKGNNLHFGIREHAMGAISNALANYGLFLPFCATFFVFSDYMSPSVRVASLMQSKVFYVWTHDSIGVGEDGATHEPIEQLSHFRAIPNLNVFRPCDACENIACWQVALELEAPSAFVLSRQNLPLLEKVDKESVLKGAYLKKDSILAKEAQITLLATGSEVELALKSAEALESEGIATRVVSVPCYDLFLRQDKTYKESLLQGKVLAIEASRGLEWYAFADGMVGMEGFGASGKGDVLFKHFGFSVENVVQVAKNLLK
- a CDS encoding ferritin family protein, producing the protein MRQYETYKCQKCGNEVEMQSVGGGTLSCCGEPMVCVTQDLTAVNLMKAFAGESMARNKYDLFADVAEEEGWHAVARHFREAAENEKWHARAEFKAYHKIVDGKELEITAKNLLSAAEGENYEYTIMYPNFAKIAEEEGKKDIVRLFNAIGKVEVEHEREYLELKAMLDAEGFFESSSEEVWVCEVCGHIHRGKKAPGACPLCKASREYFKREFLG
- the pyrF gene encoding orotidine-5'-phosphate decarboxylase, which encodes MKLCIALDLPSKKENLALLESLKFNEQVWVKVGLRSFIRDGAEFLTEIKALNPQFKIFLDLKLYDIPNTMGDSVESIATLNVDMLTIHASSGREAMLEVMARLKAFSNPPLVMAVTALTSFDENSFFEVYHTGLETQVLEFAKMAKECGVNGVVCSCAESLVVKTQLGDEFLTLTPAIRPFGESSGDQKRVATLQDAKDARSDFIVVGRPIYKAENPRKVVETILENL
- a CDS encoding FAD-dependent oxidoreductase, with protein sequence MKKRVVIIGGSIGGLSAALVLASAIKGELDFELSIIEKGGKEADLYKADVYNVPMFRAGINGEEIIASTKEQLNKLAKVEFIEAEATEVCGEKGDFEVSGAGFVKKADYVIVATGASACNIKGLESFVKPHTLMPKPGKVCLEVSGRNVVKDGIYAAGIVSGVTTMVACAMGSATETACAILSDIAGGIAVIHDFKGSRKA
- the nusB gene encoding transcription antitermination factor NusB, producing MATRTHARVAVAQLLYAYGSGNDGISKFVEEILSEHKIKNAQNEFAKTLFNGVLEHLEEVDLRIKHQIKNWDFERIGDMERAILRLGAYEIIFSGMDKAIVINEALEITKNFSNETSTKFINGILDGIAKNATLSVDSIKEQEAHKQEINNLETENTPNSKGFEKPKRDFKKLESKNYKSSKTRSLKPLKDKKNSAKKG
- the cysE gene encoding serine O-acetyltransferase, with product MSYATTLFGTIKEDFAVILEKDPAINSKMELFFNYPGLVALVHYRVAHRVYEKGFHLLARVIMGFTQWITNIDIHPACKIGHRVFIDHGVGVVIGETAEVGNEVTIYQGVSLGGVSLERVKRHPTIEDFVIIGAGAKVLGNIVVGAHSKIGANSVVIRPVPPNSTAVGIPARNIIKGMSDDLNKIPDVSYQLFIYLKKRLDLLESQTQKDGEYAEALKRLDDLYSEFLKVKS
- a CDS encoding bacteriohemerythrin is translated as MMIEWSDSYSVHNAHIDTQHKKLFDLAKQAYIMLNHQVTPDEIRTILAEFCNYIKEHFNDEEQYMEKIGYPDIVNHKKIHNELTKSLVMLIKNVKNVNDMKEKLHIIAKKWLLEHILKEDMKIERFRRSMLTGQDPEITEGEIELATEVYYYGCACSGKLHDVPLDIHRRIEKGEKFRCKTCKQDIKCVKVQKIL
- the speA gene encoding arginine decarboxylase, with the protein product MVDYGINYWGKDDFIIEDGQVKVNYKSKPALIDIVKKVREDGYRGPLLVRFPHLMKKQVEKIFTNFEASIKEHHYKGRFKAVFPIKVNHYPNFILPLMEQNIKRCYGLEAGSKSELIIAMAYTNDNAPITVNGFKDKEMISLGFIAAKMGHDITLTIEGLNELETIIEVAKTLGKPYPNIGLRIRLHSTGVGIWAKSGGINSKFGLTATELVEAISLLQKNKLLDKFTMIHFHIGSQISDIAPLKKALREAGNIYAELRKMGAKNLNNVNIGGGLAVEYAQHENTQNRNYTLAEFSGNVVFTLKEIAKNKKEPEPDIFIESGRYVSASHAVLISPVLELFSQEYDEKALHLKDKNPPLVEELLDLYNTINERYAIEYLHDSLEHMESLLTLFDLGYIDLQDRSNTEVLVHLIIKKVIKILKHKNHSDIIRIQEQVQERYLLNCSFFQSLPDYWGLAQNFPVIPLDRLNRRPTRSASLWDITCDSDGEVTFDKNAPLFLHDIDVNKEEYFLGFFLVGAYQEVLGMRHNLFTHPTEFSVVFDEEDGDYSIENLLEAQTILDVLDDLDYDTKEIERCLKQRLDESEKIPEEAKKEVLGQLYVMLSENGYLRTVFKSEGEMP